The proteins below come from a single Microbacterium sp. SLBN-154 genomic window:
- a CDS encoding NAD-dependent deacylase, with product MRVVVLTGAGISAESGVPTFRDADGLWEGHRVEDVATPEAFERDPDTVLRFYDARRRAVASALPHAGHRALTELEAAIGDDLLVVTQNVDDLHERAGTRRLVHMHGTLANALCTACGEVSVIVDDLEGRPACPACGASALRPDVVWFGEMPYELDRIERALVTADVFVSIGTSGSVYPAAGYVAFASALGARTVELNLVPSDAAVPFDEVRAGPASQVVPAWVSEVLTKG from the coding sequence GTGCGCGTCGTCGTCCTCACCGGTGCGGGGATCTCCGCCGAAAGCGGTGTGCCGACGTTCCGCGACGCCGACGGGCTGTGGGAGGGACACCGGGTCGAGGACGTCGCGACGCCGGAGGCGTTCGAGCGCGATCCCGACACCGTGCTGCGCTTCTATGACGCGCGTCGGCGGGCCGTGGCATCCGCTCTGCCTCATGCGGGCCATCGCGCCCTGACCGAGCTGGAGGCGGCCATCGGCGATGACCTGCTCGTCGTCACGCAGAACGTCGACGACCTGCACGAGCGCGCCGGCACGAGGCGGCTGGTGCACATGCACGGCACGCTCGCGAACGCGCTGTGCACCGCGTGCGGTGAGGTGTCGGTCATCGTCGACGACCTCGAGGGCCGACCGGCGTGTCCGGCGTGCGGAGCGTCTGCGCTCCGCCCCGACGTGGTGTGGTTCGGCGAGATGCCCTACGAGCTCGACCGGATCGAGCGGGCGCTCGTCACCGCGGACGTGTTCGTGTCGATCGGGACCTCGGGGAGTGTGTACCCGGCCGCGGGATACGTGGCCTTCGCTTCGGCGCTGGGTGCCCGCACCGTGGAGCTCAACCTCGTGCCGAGCGACGCGGCCGTTCCCTTCGACGAGGTCCGCGCCGGGCCCGCGTCGCAGGTGGTGCCCGCGTGGGTGTCGGAGGTGCTGACGAAGGGGTGA
- a CDS encoding LLM class flavin-dependent oxidoreductase — MACSIGIAAAVGPGFARTIAPAVERAGFATLWVNDTPGHDALEVLAAVAEVTDTLGLATGVIPVDRRPGEEIVERVSALELPVARLTLGIGSGGLRRGALDAVRTAIIRVREGTGARIVVGALGPRMRRLGAAAADGVLLSWLSPALAAAQAAEAHRAQDGAHAALYVRAALDDDAVPRLEAERDAYAGYPAYAANFARLGLAPSDTVLTPDTAALRLPEYLDAADEVVLRMMLADPGDSAAAVRFIERAAAIRAR, encoded by the coding sequence ATGGCATGCTCCATCGGAATCGCCGCTGCCGTCGGGCCCGGGTTTGCTCGCACGATCGCCCCGGCCGTCGAACGAGCCGGGTTCGCCACCCTGTGGGTCAATGACACCCCGGGTCACGACGCGCTCGAGGTGCTCGCCGCCGTCGCCGAGGTCACCGACACCCTGGGGCTCGCCACGGGCGTCATCCCGGTGGACCGGCGTCCGGGGGAGGAGATCGTCGAGCGGGTGAGCGCTCTCGAACTTCCGGTCGCGCGTCTCACCCTGGGTATCGGGTCCGGGGGCCTTCGACGCGGCGCATTGGATGCCGTCCGCACCGCGATCATCCGGGTGCGGGAGGGGACCGGCGCGCGCATCGTCGTCGGCGCCCTCGGACCGCGGATGCGACGCCTCGGCGCCGCCGCCGCCGACGGCGTGCTCCTCAGCTGGCTGAGCCCCGCACTCGCGGCCGCACAGGCGGCCGAGGCGCATCGCGCGCAGGACGGCGCGCACGCCGCGCTCTATGTCCGCGCCGCGCTCGACGACGACGCGGTGCCGCGGCTGGAGGCCGAGCGCGACGCGTACGCCGGGTATCCCGCGTACGCGGCGAACTTCGCGCGACTGGGTCTGGCGCCCTCCGACACCGTCCTCACTCCCGACACCGCCGCGCTGCGTCTGCCGGAGTACCTCGACGCCGCCGACGAGGTGGTGCTGCGGATGATGCTGGCCGATCCGGGCGACAGCGCCGCGGCAGTGCGGTTCATCGAACGGGCCGCGGCGATCCGTGCGCGCTGA
- a CDS encoding class I SAM-dependent methyltransferase, which yields MDFPFDALRRWPDVEAPDLVAVDAADRLLLDVSHEARRDAAPDDVVVIGDAFGALTLASAQPGWSLRVHQDSLLGERALVANAEALEMSGVFRSLPLSAELVRDARVVLLRLPRSLDALDDIAGLIARHAGPDVRVFAGGRIKHMTLAMNDVLRRYFGRVDVSPARQKSRVLIAAEPHDGRDPEPKRARVGDLEVCAFGGVFAGASLDIGTRFLLENLPNEIPDDALVVDLACGNGVVGVTIARRHPRLRVHASDVSAAAVASARVTAAANGVADRVEVVQDAGLSSLPDGVADLIALNPPFHTGAAVHERLAHGLFADAARVLAPGGELWTVWNSHLRHRSALDRLVGPTRQVARNAKFTVTVSRSD from the coding sequence GTGGATTTCCCCTTCGACGCGCTGCGGCGGTGGCCCGACGTCGAGGCGCCGGATCTCGTGGCCGTCGACGCCGCCGACCGGCTGCTCCTGGATGTCTCCCACGAGGCGCGCCGTGATGCGGCGCCGGACGATGTGGTCGTGATCGGCGATGCCTTCGGGGCGCTCACCCTCGCGTCGGCGCAGCCGGGGTGGTCCCTCAGGGTGCACCAGGATTCTCTCCTCGGCGAACGCGCACTCGTCGCGAACGCCGAGGCGCTGGAGATGTCGGGAGTCTTCCGCTCCCTGCCGCTGTCCGCCGAACTCGTGCGAGACGCGAGGGTCGTCCTCCTGCGCCTCCCCCGTTCCCTGGATGCGCTGGATGACATCGCCGGGCTCATCGCGCGGCACGCCGGGCCAGACGTGCGGGTCTTCGCCGGCGGACGGATCAAACATATGACCCTGGCCATGAACGACGTCCTGCGGCGGTACTTCGGGCGTGTGGACGTCAGCCCGGCGCGACAGAAGTCGCGTGTCCTCATCGCCGCCGAGCCCCATGACGGACGCGACCCCGAGCCGAAGCGCGCGCGGGTCGGCGACCTCGAGGTCTGCGCCTTCGGGGGCGTCTTCGCCGGCGCCTCCCTCGACATCGGGACCCGGTTCCTCCTGGAGAATCTTCCGAACGAGATTCCGGATGACGCGCTCGTCGTCGACCTGGCCTGCGGAAACGGCGTCGTCGGCGTGACGATCGCTCGGCGTCATCCCCGTCTCCGGGTTCACGCTTCGGATGTCTCGGCGGCCGCGGTCGCCTCCGCGCGCGTCACCGCCGCTGCCAACGGTGTCGCCGATCGGGTGGAGGTCGTTCAGGATGCCGGCCTCTCGAGCCTCCCCGATGGCGTGGCCGACCTGATCGCGTTGAACCCCCCGTTCCACACCGGAGCGGCCGTGCATGAGCGGCTCGCGCACGGACTGTTCGCTGACGCCGCTCGGGTGCTCGCCCCGGGAGGCGAGCTCTGGACCGTCTGGAACTCGCACCTCCGTCACCGATCGGCGCTCGACCGGCTCGTCGGCCCCACCCGACAGGTCGCCCGCAACGCCAAGTTCACCGTCACCGTGTCCAGGAGCGATTGA
- a CDS encoding DUF3817 domain-containing protein: MFRAPLTLFRTLAIAEAVSWTLLITGLILRATAGLDIAVTIGGGIHGFVFLAYGATAVLVALNQRWSPGPAIVAIGSAVIPYATIPTEIWLQRSGRLRGSWRTEETADPRDRRILDRMLRFFLQRPWVLALLIAAAVVLLFVVLLIVGPPGGRD, translated from the coding sequence GTGTTCCGCGCGCCCCTGACCCTCTTCCGCACCCTCGCCATCGCCGAGGCGGTGTCGTGGACCCTGTTGATCACGGGACTGATTCTCCGCGCGACCGCCGGTCTCGACATCGCGGTGACGATCGGCGGCGGCATCCACGGCTTCGTCTTCCTCGCCTATGGCGCGACGGCGGTTCTCGTCGCCCTGAACCAGCGCTGGTCGCCCGGACCGGCGATCGTCGCCATCGGCAGCGCGGTGATCCCGTACGCCACCATCCCCACCGAGATCTGGCTGCAGCGCTCCGGGCGTCTGCGCGGATCGTGGCGGACCGAGGAGACAGCCGATCCCCGCGACCGCCGGATCCTCGACCGGATGCTACGTTTCTTCCTCCAGCGCCCGTGGGTGCTCGCCCTGCTCATCGCCGCCGCGGTCGTGCTGCTGTTCGTCGTGCTTCTCATCGTCGGTCCGCCCGGAGGTCGGGACTGA
- the nagA gene encoding N-acetylglucosamine-6-phosphate deacetylase — translation MNATGTTVLHSARLVSGGEIADDAWLLLDGDVVSARGTGADWQRHTAAEVIDASGRVLTPGFIDLHCHGGGGAAVDDGAASIARVLDAHTFHGTTRSVLSLVSAGVDTLASRLAAIAEAKARDPRVLGAHLEGPFLHPDFRGAHDPNVLCDPDPETIRRLRDAADDALVQITIAPDRPHALEAIETFSAAGVVVAVGHTGADRALADAAFARGARLLTHAFNAMRGIHHRAPGPVLAAVNASGIVLEVILDGSHVDPLVVRMLFELAPGRIALVTDAMAAAGAADGDYVLGDLEVTVSAGIARLTGTETIAGSTLTQDAALRRAVEQVGLDLPAAVAALTETPAGVVGRQDRLGRLEPGFAADVVLLSPALEVESVWSAGRRFR, via the coding sequence GTGAACGCGACCGGCACCACAGTCCTGCACTCGGCTCGACTGGTTTCAGGCGGTGAGATCGCCGACGACGCGTGGCTGCTGCTCGACGGCGACGTCGTCTCCGCTCGCGGTACCGGCGCCGACTGGCAGCGTCACACGGCCGCGGAGGTGATCGATGCCTCGGGGCGCGTCCTCACCCCCGGATTCATCGACCTGCACTGTCACGGCGGAGGCGGAGCGGCCGTCGATGACGGTGCCGCCTCGATCGCGCGGGTTCTGGACGCCCACACCTTCCACGGCACGACGCGCTCCGTGCTCTCCCTGGTGAGCGCCGGCGTCGATACGCTCGCGTCGCGCCTCGCCGCGATCGCGGAGGCGAAGGCCCGCGATCCGCGCGTGCTGGGCGCGCACCTGGAGGGTCCCTTCCTCCATCCCGACTTCCGAGGGGCACACGATCCGAACGTGCTGTGCGATCCCGATCCCGAGACGATACGTCGCCTGCGGGATGCCGCGGACGATGCGCTCGTCCAGATCACCATCGCCCCCGACCGACCTCACGCGCTCGAGGCGATCGAGACGTTCTCGGCCGCGGGCGTCGTCGTGGCGGTGGGTCACACCGGAGCCGACCGTGCCCTGGCCGACGCGGCGTTCGCCCGCGGGGCGAGGCTGCTGACCCACGCCTTCAACGCGATGCGCGGGATCCATCATCGGGCACCGGGGCCGGTCCTCGCCGCGGTGAACGCGTCGGGAATCGTTCTGGAGGTCATCCTCGACGGCAGCCACGTCGACCCCCTGGTCGTGCGGATGCTGTTCGAACTCGCGCCGGGGCGCATCGCGCTCGTGACCGACGCCATGGCCGCCGCCGGCGCGGCAGACGGCGACTACGTCCTCGGCGACCTGGAGGTCACCGTGTCGGCGGGCATCGCGCGGCTGACGGGTACGGAGACGATCGCCGGCTCCACCCTCACCCAGGACGCCGCTCTGCGCCGGGCCGTCGAACAGGTGGGACTGGACCTTCCCGCAGCCGTCGCCGCGCTGACCGAGACTCCCGCGGGGGTCGTCGGGCGGCAGGACCGGTTGGGGCGGCTCGAGCCCGGATTCGCAGCCGACGTCGTCCTCCTCAGCCCCGCCCTCGAGGTCGAGTCCGTGTGGTCGGCGGGACGGCGGTTCCGGTGA
- a CDS encoding ATP-dependent DNA ligase, translating into MLLREVVEATEAVSRTALRKAKVIVLAETLRGLEPQEVPIAVGLLLAKPRQGRLGVGWRTLAAEREHAPHATLSVLDVDAAFERLAVAGGAGSAARRQAELDALARAATAREWDFLARVILGELRTGALEGVLLDAVALAADRPLASVRRAAMLSGDLGEAASVALFGGADALDEVGLIVGRAVLPMLAATAASAGEAVAAAGDSSVEYKLDGARIQVHRDGEEVRVFTRTLADVTHRLPEIVETVRALPVETAIFDGETLALDEDGAPRAFQETMSRFGSEAATAVALRPWFFDLLHLDGRDLLDEPLHVRQAELDRVAGEWRVPAVRTADPDVAEQTARAALAAGHEGVMVKGVDAPYQAGRRGKSWLKVKPVLTFDLVVLAVEEGSGRRSGQLSNLHLGALDPEGVLGPPGGFVMVGKTFKGLTDQLLAWQTAHYPTIATAHSGHVVHVRPETVVEIAIDGVQRSTRYPGGVALRFARVKGYRPDKTAAEADTIDALRALLRG; encoded by the coding sequence ATGCTTCTGAGAGAGGTGGTCGAGGCCACCGAGGCCGTCTCGCGAACGGCGTTGCGGAAGGCGAAGGTCATCGTGCTCGCCGAGACGCTTCGCGGCCTCGAGCCGCAGGAGGTCCCGATCGCCGTGGGATTGCTGTTGGCGAAGCCTCGACAGGGCCGGCTGGGTGTCGGATGGCGCACGCTCGCCGCCGAGCGTGAGCACGCGCCCCACGCGACGCTGTCGGTCCTCGACGTCGACGCGGCGTTCGAGCGCCTGGCCGTCGCCGGCGGAGCAGGCTCTGCGGCACGGCGGCAGGCCGAGCTCGATGCCCTCGCACGGGCCGCGACGGCCAGGGAGTGGGACTTCCTGGCCCGCGTCATCCTCGGCGAGCTCCGCACCGGCGCCCTCGAGGGCGTGCTCCTCGACGCGGTCGCCCTCGCAGCCGATCGGCCGCTCGCATCCGTGCGTCGCGCCGCGATGTTGTCGGGAGACCTCGGCGAGGCGGCGTCGGTAGCCCTCTTCGGCGGTGCCGACGCGCTCGACGAGGTCGGGCTCATCGTCGGTCGCGCCGTCCTGCCCATGCTCGCCGCGACGGCTGCCAGCGCGGGCGAGGCGGTCGCAGCTGCCGGGGACTCGTCGGTGGAATACAAGCTGGACGGCGCCCGCATCCAGGTGCACCGCGACGGCGAGGAGGTGCGGGTGTTCACACGCACTCTGGCCGATGTCACCCACCGGCTCCCCGAGATCGTCGAGACCGTGCGCGCCTTGCCGGTGGAGACGGCGATCTTCGACGGAGAGACGCTCGCACTCGATGAGGACGGCGCTCCGCGCGCCTTCCAGGAGACGATGTCGCGGTTCGGCTCCGAGGCGGCGACGGCCGTGGCGCTGCGTCCCTGGTTCTTCGACCTCCTGCACCTCGACGGCCGCGACCTGCTGGACGAGCCGCTCCACGTCCGGCAGGCGGAGCTCGATCGCGTGGCGGGGGAGTGGCGGGTGCCTGCCGTGCGGACCGCTGATCCGGATGTCGCCGAGCAGACGGCCCGTGCAGCCCTCGCCGCCGGCCACGAGGGCGTCATGGTGAAGGGTGTCGATGCGCCCTATCAGGCGGGGCGGCGCGGGAAGAGCTGGCTGAAGGTCAAGCCGGTGCTCACCTTCGACCTCGTGGTCCTCGCCGTGGAGGAGGGATCGGGGCGCCGCAGCGGTCAGCTGTCGAACCTGCACCTCGGCGCCCTCGACCCCGAGGGCGTTCTCGGACCGCCCGGTGGGTTCGTGATGGTCGGCAAGACTTTCAAGGGGCTGACCGATCAGCTCCTGGCCTGGCAGACCGCCCATTACCCCACGATCGCGACCGCGCACTCGGGGCACGTCGTGCACGTGCGGCCCGAGACCGTCGTCGAGATCGCGATCGACGGTGTGCAACGCTCGACCCGTTACCCCGGTGGCGTCGCCCTCCGCTTCGCGCGGGTGAAGGGCTATCGTCCCGACAAGACGGCCGCCGAGGCCGACACCATCGACGCGCTGCGCGCGCTGCTGCGGGGCTGA
- a CDS encoding DoxX family protein — protein MPDSSNPLRTLARWSLAGAMVFAGVTHLFWGRKEFQTQVPDWTTRGTGFDKDDVVIVSGVLEVMLGASLVLLPGSRRTLGNYLAAFFVAIFPGNLEQYLKKRDGFGLDTDRKRFVRLFFQPVLVAVALWSTRDGRR, from the coding sequence ATGCCGGACAGCTCGAACCCCCTCCGCACCCTCGCCCGCTGGTCGCTGGCCGGCGCGATGGTGTTCGCCGGTGTCACCCACCTGTTCTGGGGGCGCAAGGAGTTCCAGACGCAGGTTCCCGACTGGACCACCCGGGGCACCGGATTCGACAAGGATGACGTCGTCATCGTCTCGGGGGTGCTCGAGGTCATGCTCGGGGCGTCGCTCGTGCTGCTCCCGGGATCGCGTCGCACGCTCGGAAACTACCTGGCGGCGTTCTTCGTGGCGATCTTCCCCGGCAACCTCGAGCAGTATCTGAAGAAGCGCGACGGCTTCGGCCTCGACACCGACCGCAAACGATTCGTGCGGCTCTTCTTCCAGCCTGTCCTCGTCGCCGTGGCGCTGTGGTCTACGCGGGACGGACGGCGCTAA
- a CDS encoding EI24 domain-containing protein: protein MSELWRGVGLLFRGFGWWARRPGAMALGLIPAVVVAVVFIAALVVLGAWVPEVAEWLTPFASGWPEFWTGVLRIAVSAALLGGAGIIAIVTFTAVTLIVGEPFYDRIWRSVEKSAGGEIPGADYGFWRSAGDALSLLGRGILIAVCAALVGFIPVVGTVLGAVIGTVLTGWILADELTSRALTARGISRRERRALLRRARPRVWGFGIATQLCFLVPLGAVAVMPAATAGATMLARTLVGEDASG from the coding sequence ATGTCGGAACTGTGGCGCGGAGTGGGGCTCCTCTTTCGGGGGTTCGGGTGGTGGGCTCGGCGCCCCGGGGCGATGGCGCTCGGACTCATCCCCGCCGTCGTCGTCGCGGTGGTGTTCATCGCGGCGCTGGTGGTTCTGGGCGCCTGGGTTCCCGAGGTCGCCGAATGGCTGACGCCGTTCGCGTCTGGATGGCCGGAGTTCTGGACCGGGGTCCTTCGCATCGCCGTGAGCGCGGCGCTCCTCGGCGGGGCGGGCATCATCGCGATCGTGACCTTCACCGCCGTCACCCTCATCGTCGGAGAGCCGTTCTACGACCGCATCTGGCGTTCGGTGGAGAAGAGCGCGGGAGGGGAGATCCCCGGCGCGGACTACGGCTTCTGGCGATCCGCGGGAGACGCGCTGTCACTTCTCGGCCGCGGCATCCTCATCGCCGTCTGCGCGGCTCTCGTCGGGTTCATCCCCGTCGTCGGCACGGTGCTGGGAGCGGTCATCGGCACGGTGCTCACCGGTTGGATCCTCGCCGATGAACTCACCTCGCGCGCGTTGACAGCGCGCGGCATCTCGCGCAGGGAACGGCGCGCACTGCTCCGCCGGGCCCGACCCCGGGTGTGGGGCTTCGGGATCGCGACCCAGCTGTGCTTCCTCGTGCCGCTGGGCGCGGTGGCGGTCATGCCGGCGGCGACAGCGGGCGCGACGATGCTCGCGCGAACGCTCGTCGGGGAGGATGCGAGCGGTTAG
- a CDS encoding ATP-dependent Clp protease ATP-binding subunit, whose protein sequence is MPEDFPQTGDGQSAFDEFLARYLAGERARAERSIDLSRFLSARTQEMLQLSGRYALDRGQRELDALHVLRVLVQHAPARDAVARIGSDPDAIARAAEERLPAASTAADVDGAVITPSVQRALFHAFQVARSSGSTYVDPEHLFFALVLAQDTPAGQILAQAGVTAEALTQSVRETVTPGGTSTDERADAAASDSPMLDRFGTDLTARARDGLLDPVIGREDEIEQTIEILSRRTKNNPVLVGEAGVGKTAIVEGLAQAIVAGDVPEQLRDKRVIALDLPAMLAGTRYRGDFEERLTHTMDEIAARSHQLIVFIDEVHTVVGAGGGGEGAMDAGNILKPRLARGELHLVGATTLKEYRTIEKDPALERRFQPVKVGEPSLIDAVEILRGLRGAYEEHHGVTYTDDALRAAVELSDRYLTDRVLPDKAIDLIDQAGARLRLRLGSKVDTQELLERLATLEADKNAAVTAERYEEASQIRDEITAVQERLRVATEAGAKAGAAVVGEPEIAAVISRATGIPAQRLTETERERLAQLESELHARVIGQDDAVTAVAKAVRRNRTGMGDSRRPVGSFLFLGPTGVGKTELAKALAASLFDDDGAVIRFDMSEFGERHTVSRLVGAPPGYVGYDEAGQLTERVRRNPYSIVLFDEIEKAHPDVFNLLLQVLDDGRLTDGQGRTVDFRNTVVVMTSNIGSEFLASRSGAIGFIADGGGATGFGSDKDLRDRVMGRLRDAMRPEFLNRIDEIVLFRKLEKEQLEQIVGLMLGATRARLAAREVSLEIDDSAIAWLAENGYEPEYGARPLRRLIQREVDDRIADLFVSGALSDGGAVRLDALDGMLRVAAGATVAAAA, encoded by the coding sequence ATGCCCGAAGACTTCCCCCAGACCGGTGACGGTCAGAGTGCGTTCGACGAGTTCCTCGCTCGTTACCTCGCGGGCGAGCGGGCTCGCGCGGAGCGTTCGATCGACCTCAGCCGCTTCCTCAGCGCCCGAACCCAGGAGATGCTGCAGCTTTCCGGCCGCTACGCCCTCGATCGCGGGCAGCGGGAACTCGACGCCCTGCATGTGCTCCGGGTGCTGGTCCAGCACGCTCCGGCACGGGATGCGGTGGCGCGGATCGGCTCCGACCCCGACGCGATCGCCCGCGCCGCCGAAGAGCGGCTCCCCGCCGCGTCGACGGCGGCCGACGTCGACGGCGCCGTGATCACTCCGTCGGTGCAGCGCGCCCTCTTCCACGCCTTCCAGGTCGCGCGCTCCTCCGGCTCGACCTACGTCGACCCCGAGCACCTCTTCTTCGCGCTAGTCCTCGCGCAGGACACCCCGGCCGGGCAGATCCTCGCCCAGGCGGGCGTCACCGCCGAGGCGCTCACCCAGAGCGTCCGCGAGACGGTCACCCCCGGCGGAACGAGCACCGACGAGAGGGCGGATGCCGCGGCATCCGATTCGCCCATGCTCGACCGCTTCGGCACCGACCTCACGGCCCGCGCCCGCGACGGACTGCTCGATCCGGTGATCGGTCGCGAAGACGAGATCGAGCAGACGATCGAGATCCTCAGCCGCCGCACGAAGAACAACCCCGTGCTCGTCGGCGAGGCGGGCGTCGGCAAGACCGCGATCGTCGAGGGCCTGGCCCAGGCCATCGTGGCGGGCGACGTCCCCGAGCAGCTGCGCGACAAGCGTGTCATCGCCCTCGACCTGCCCGCGATGCTCGCCGGCACGAGGTACCGGGGCGACTTCGAGGAGCGCCTCACCCACACGATGGACGAGATCGCCGCGCGCTCGCACCAGCTGATCGTCTTCATCGATGAGGTCCACACCGTCGTCGGCGCCGGGGGCGGCGGCGAGGGTGCGATGGACGCCGGCAACATCCTGAAGCCCCGGCTCGCCCGCGGCGAGCTCCACCTGGTGGGTGCGACGACGCTGAAGGAGTACCGCACGATCGAGAAGGACCCCGCCCTGGAGCGCCGGTTCCAGCCGGTGAAGGTGGGCGAGCCGTCGCTCATCGATGCCGTCGAGATCCTCCGCGGCCTCCGCGGCGCCTACGAGGAGCACCACGGTGTCACCTACACCGACGACGCGCTGCGCGCCGCCGTCGAACTCAGCGACCGGTATCTGACCGACCGGGTGCTTCCCGACAAGGCGATCGACCTCATCGACCAGGCCGGGGCTCGGCTCCGGCTGCGCCTGGGGTCGAAGGTCGACACCCAGGAGCTCCTGGAGCGCCTCGCGACGCTCGAGGCCGACAAGAACGCCGCGGTGACCGCGGAGCGCTACGAGGAGGCGTCGCAGATCCGCGACGAGATCACCGCGGTGCAGGAGCGCCTGCGCGTGGCGACCGAAGCCGGCGCGAAGGCGGGCGCGGCCGTGGTGGGCGAACCCGAGATCGCCGCGGTCATCAGCCGTGCCACGGGCATCCCTGCCCAGCGCCTGACCGAGACCGAGCGCGAGCGCCTGGCGCAGCTGGAGAGCGAGCTGCACGCGCGGGTCATCGGACAGGATGACGCGGTGACCGCCGTCGCCAAGGCGGTGCGTCGCAACCGCACCGGCATGGGGGACAGCCGCCGCCCGGTCGGTTCGTTCCTCTTCCTCGGTCCGACAGGGGTGGGCAAGACCGAGCTGGCGAAGGCACTGGCGGCCTCCCTGTTCGATGACGACGGCGCCGTCATCCGCTTCGACATGAGCGAGTTCGGCGAGCGGCACACCGTGTCGCGCCTCGTCGGTGCCCCTCCCGGATACGTCGGCTACGACGAGGCGGGACAGCTCACCGAGCGCGTGCGGCGCAACCCCTACTCGATCGTGCTGTTCGACGAGATCGAGAAGGCCCACCCCGACGTGTTCAACCTGCTGCTGCAGGTGCTCGACGACGGCCGCCTCACCGACGGTCAGGGGCGGACGGTCGACTTCCGCAACACCGTGGTCGTGATGACCTCGAACATCGGCAGCGAGTTCCTCGCCTCGCGCTCGGGTGCCATCGGCTTCATCGCCGACGGCGGCGGAGCGACCGGTTTCGGCTCGGACAAGGACCTCCGCGACCGCGTGATGGGGCGTCTCCGCGACGCCATGCGGCCGGAGTTCCTCAACCGGATCGACGAGATCGTGCTGTTCCGCAAGCTCGAGAAGGAGCAGCTGGAGCAGATCGTCGGGCTGATGCTCGGCGCCACCCGTGCGCGGCTGGCCGCCCGCGAGGTGTCCCTCGAGATCGACGACTCGGCGATCGCCTGGCTCGCCGAGAACGGCTACGAGCCCGAGTACGGGGCACGGCCGCTTCGCCGCCTCATCCAGCGAGAGGTCGACGACCGGATCGCCGACCTGTTCGTCTCGGGGGCACTCAGCGACGGCGGCGCGGTGAGGCTCGACGCCCTCGACGGGATGCTGCGGGTCGCCGCCGGAGCGACGGTGGCCGCCGCAGCCTGA